One segment of Palaemon carinicauda isolate YSFRI2023 chromosome 35, ASM3689809v2, whole genome shotgun sequence DNA contains the following:
- the LOC137627233 gene encoding uncharacterized protein, translating to MAGLSEFLLLIQVTCPALPCPVLPYLALPCPVLSCPVLPCPALPCPAPSCPVLSCPTLPHPVLSCPAPSCHALSYPALSYPILSCPALPCSALPCSALPCPALSCPVLCCPVLSCPALPCPVLYYPLLPCPVLPCPILYYLALSCLTLPCPVLSCPALPCPALSCPVLPCPVLPCPVLPCPVLYYPLLPCPVLPCPFLSCPILSFPALPCPALPCPVLSYIILSYIILSCPVLPCPALPFPFLSLSCPALPCPALYYPVLSCPALPCPILSCPILSSPVLPFPALPYPILSCPGLAFPALSSYIALSYPALPCLIIIEICPP from the coding sequence ATGGCAGGTCTTTCTGAATTCCTCCTACTCATTCAAGTGACCTGTCCTGCCCTGCCCTGCCCTGTCCTACCGTACCTTGCCTTGCCCTGTCCTGTCCTCTCCTGTCCTGTCCTACCCTGTcctgccctgccctgccctgcccCGTCCTGCCCCGTCCTGTCCTGTCCTACCCTGCCCCATCCTGTCCTGTCCTGCCCTGCCCCGTCCTGCCATGCCCTGTCCTACCCTGCCCTGTCCTATCCTATATTATcctgccctgccctgccctgcTCTGCCCTGCCCTGTTCTGCCCTGCCCTGTCCTGCCCTGTCCTGCCCTGTCCTGTGCTGTCCTGTCCTGTCCTGTCCTGCCCTGCCCTGCCCTGTCCTATATTATCCTCTCCTGCCCTGCCCTGTCCTACCCTGCCCTATCCTATATTATCTTGCCCTGTCCTGCCTTACCCTGCCCTGTCCTGTCCTGTCATGTcctgccctgccctgccctgccctgTCCTGTCCTGTTCTGCCCTGCCCTGTTTTGCCCTGTCCTGTCCTGCCCTGCCCTGTCCTATATTATCCTCTCCTACCCTGCCCTGTCCTACCCTGCCCTTTCCTGTCCTGTCCTATATTATCCTTTCCCgccctgccctgccctgccctgccctgTCCTGTCCTGTCCTATATTATCCTGTCCTATATTATTCTGTCCTGTCCTGTcctgccctgccctgccctgcccttccctttcctttccttgtcctgccctgccctgccctgccctgccctgTATTATCCTGTCCTGTCCTGCCCTGCCCTGCCCTGTCCTATATTATCCTGTCCTATATTATCCTCTCCTGTCCTGCCCTTCCCTGCCCTGCCCTATCCTATATTATCCTGCCCTGGCCTGGCCTTCCCTGCCCTGTCTTCTTATATTGCCCTGTCCTATCCTGCCCTGCCCTGCCTAATCATAATTGAAATATGTCCACCCTAG